CGGCTCGTCCAGGATAATAATATCCGGCTCATGAATCATGCCGATGGTTAAGTTGGTAAGCCGCTTCATCCCTCCGGAAAAGGTACAAACCCGGCAATCAGCCTTTTTCCCCAGCCCCGTAATGTCCAGGCAGGTATCAATTCTCTTCTTCAGCTCTTTTCCCTGCAAACCATACAGGTACCCGAACAGTTTCAGATTTTCCCTGGCCGTGAGTTCCTCATACAGGGCGATATCCTGGGTCACCAGACCGAGCCGCTTTTTTATCTGTTTGGCATGACGCAGGATATTTCTGCCGAAAATATCCACCCTTCCCTGGTCAGGCTTCAATATTCCACATAAAATGGAAATAAGCGTTGTTTTTCCTGCACCATTCGGCCCCAGTAACCCAAGAGATTCACCTTGGTGAATCGACAGGCAGATACTGTCCAA
The sequence above is a segment of the bacterium genome. Coding sequences within it:
- a CDS encoding ABC transporter ATP-binding protein, whose protein sequence is MDDANKPIITVDSLSKRYPSQSSPVLDSICLSIHQGESLGLLGPNGAGKTTLISILCGILKPDQGRVDIFGRNILRHAKQIKKRLGLVTQDIALYEELTARENLKLFGYLYGLQGKELKKRIDTCLDITGLGKKADCRVCTFSGGMKRLTNLTIGMIHEPDIIILDEPTLGIDTQSRYRILEILSSVNRSGVTMIYTTHYIEEVRQLCSRIAIIDQGRILDQGTPYELLHRDAGYENLEQLFLHLTGRKLRD